A section of the Flavobacterium sp. CG_23.5 genome encodes:
- a CDS encoding glutathione-independent formaldehyde dehydrogenase, whose amino-acid sequence MRVVQMPDAKIEQPTDVLVKVTTTNICGSDLHMYEGRTDMESGRILGHENMGKVVEVGKAVTQIKVGDMVCLPFNIGCGHCQNCERGLTGFCLTMNPGTAGAAYGFAGMGPYSGGQAEYLRVPHGDFNCLKLPEDAIEKENDYVMLSDIFPTGYHATELAGVKPGDSVVIYGAGPVGLMAAHSASIKGASKIMVVDNHPDRLKLAEKLGAIPIDFSKGSAVEQVLELTKGKGADKGCECVGYQCCDKHGNEHSNITMNELVQAVKATGSIGVVGVFVPKDPKSKEDLQKEGHMDFDFGQFWMKGQRIATGQANVKSYDRQLCTLISAGKATPSLIISHELSLDEAPNAYKHFDARDEGWTKVILKPEMDKSK is encoded by the coding sequence GTGAGGGTGGTACAAATGCCGGATGCCAAAATTGAGCAACCGACGGATGTATTGGTTAAAGTAACCACAACTAATATTTGTGGATCAGATCTTCACATGTACGAAGGGAGAACAGATATGGAATCTGGAAGAATTTTGGGTCACGAAAACATGGGTAAGGTGGTTGAAGTTGGCAAAGCGGTAACTCAGATAAAAGTAGGAGATATGGTTTGTCTTCCGTTTAACATTGGATGCGGTCATTGTCAAAATTGTGAACGCGGCTTAACTGGTTTTTGTCTCACAATGAATCCGGGAACTGCCGGTGCTGCTTATGGTTTTGCGGGAATGGGACCTTACAGCGGGGGTCAGGCTGAGTACTTGCGTGTACCTCATGGCGACTTTAATTGCCTAAAATTACCCGAAGACGCCATCGAGAAGGAAAATGATTATGTGATGCTATCGGATATTTTCCCTACTGGATATCATGCCACGGAATTGGCTGGTGTAAAGCCAGGAGACTCTGTGGTGATTTATGGCGCAGGTCCGGTTGGACTTATGGCGGCACATTCAGCGAGTATTAAAGGAGCCAGTAAGATTATGGTTGTTGACAATCATCCTGACCGATTGAAGCTCGCTGAAAAATTGGGAGCTATCCCTATTGATTTTTCAAAAGGTTCAGCGGTTGAGCAGGTTTTGGAGCTAACCAAGGGCAAGGGCGCCGATAAAGGTTGCGAATGCGTAGGCTACCAGTGTTGTGATAAACATGGTAATGAACATTCTAATATAACGATGAATGAACTCGTACAAGCAGTAAAAGCTACAGGTTCAATAGGGGTAGTGGGGGTTTTTGTTCCCAAGGACCCGAAATCCAAAGAAGATTTACAGAAAGAAGGGCATATGGACTTTGACTTTGGCCAATTCTGGATGAAAGGACAGCGAATAGCAACTGGACAGGCAAATGTAAAATCCTATGATCGTCAGCTTTGTACATTAATTTCTGCTGGTAAAGCTACACCATCATTAATTATTTCACATGAACTTTCACTGGACGAGGCTCCTAATGCTTACAAACATTTTGATGCTCGCGATGAAGGATGGACAAAAGTAATACTGAAACCAGAGATGGATAAAAGTAAATAA
- a CDS encoding ribonuclease HII, producing the protein MLSPYFLTPNLESGTDEAGRGCLAGPVTAAAVILPIDFVNEILNDSKQLSEKTREKLRPIIEQQSITFAVTHLEPLEIDSINILNASIKAMQECVLKLNPQPEYIIVDGNSPFIRKKGIKNSSGKIFTDAEIEILTSIPSCSIVKGDSKYMSIAAASVLAKTYRDDYMNRIHEEFPIYNWKQNKGYPTKEHREAIRKYGVTKYHRMTFRLLPEKNILDLGF; encoded by the coding sequence ATGTTAAGCCCTTATTTTTTAACACCAAATTTAGAATCCGGAACTGATGAAGCCGGACGTGGCTGCCTTGCCGGACCAGTTACAGCAGCAGCAGTAATTCTTCCAATTGATTTTGTGAATGAAATTCTTAATGACAGTAAGCAACTATCCGAAAAAACCAGAGAAAAATTACGACCTATTATCGAGCAACAATCCATTACGTTCGCCGTAACTCATCTTGAACCATTAGAAATTGACTCCATCAACATATTGAATGCATCCATAAAGGCAATGCAAGAATGTGTTTTAAAACTCAATCCACAACCTGAATATATAATTGTTGATGGAAACAGCCCTTTCATTAGAAAAAAAGGAATAAAAAATTCAAGCGGAAAAATTTTCACTGATGCTGAAATTGAGATCCTGACCTCTATTCCGAGTTGCAGTATTGTAAAGGGAGATTCGAAATATATGAGTATTGCGGCGGCTTCCGTTTTGGCAAAAACTTATCGAGACGACTACATGAATCGCATTCATGAGGAATTCCCAATATATAATTGGAAACAAAATAAAGGATATCCCACCAAAGAACATCGTGAAGCAATTAGAAAATACGGCGTGACTAAATACCATCGAATGACGTTTCGATTGTTGCCGGAAAAAAATATTTTAGATTTAGGATTTTAG
- the lipB gene encoding lipoyl(octanoyl) transferase LipB, producing the protein MNKIIQLQDLGNKDYKATWEYQEELFREIVDLKIRNRREELELETPNYFLFVEHPHVYTLGKSGDLSNLLLSEKQLEAKGATFYKINRGGDITYHGPGQIVGYPILDLENFFSDIHKYLRFLEEAIILTLAEYGLNSGRSEGETGVWLGAGTPFARKICALGVRASRWVTMHGFALNVNADLGYFDNIIPCGIRGKAVTSLNVELGVEKVNEEEVKEKILKHFTELFEAEILNLKS; encoded by the coding sequence ATGAACAAAATAATCCAACTTCAAGATTTAGGAAATAAAGATTACAAAGCGACTTGGGAATACCAAGAAGAATTGTTTAGAGAAATCGTAGATTTAAAAATCAGGAATAGGAGAGAGGAACTTGAACTTGAGACTCCAAACTATTTTTTGTTTGTCGAACATCCACATGTGTATACGTTAGGAAAAAGCGGGGATTTATCTAATTTATTATTATCGGAAAAACAGCTTGAAGCCAAAGGAGCGACTTTCTATAAAATCAACCGTGGCGGTGATATTACTTATCATGGGCCAGGCCAAATTGTAGGGTATCCTATTTTGGATTTAGAAAATTTCTTTAGTGATATTCATAAATACTTACGTTTTTTGGAAGAAGCCATTATCCTCACTTTGGCTGAATACGGACTAAACTCTGGACGAAGCGAAGGGGAAACGGGAGTTTGGCTAGGCGCTGGAACACCATTTGCCAGAAAAATTTGTGCGCTCGGTGTTCGTGCTTCCCGTTGGGTCACCATGCATGGATTCGCCTTAAACGTAAATGCTGATTTGGGTTATTTTGATAACATTATTCCGTGTGGTATTCGCGGAAAAGCAGTTACTTCATTAAACGTGGAACTCGGTGTTGAAAAAGTAAATGAAGAAGAAGTGAAAGAAAAAATACTGAAACATTTCACGGAGTTATTTGAAGCAGAAATCCTAAATCTAAAATCCTAA
- a CDS encoding SusC/RagA family TonB-linked outer membrane protein, producing MRLKFKWVFSLLLALSMQFSFAQERTVSGVVSDGSAPIPGVNIIVKGAKTSVQTDLQGKYAIKAKTGDVVVFSFVGMQDESAIVGASSILNVKMDQVGKALEEVVIVAYGKAKKSSYTGSATQIKSEKLENRPLSNVLSVLEGSTSGVQIQSSAGQPGSAPAIRIRGFSSINGSNSPLYIVDGVPFAGDISTLNSNDVESLTVLKDASSTSLYGSKAANGVIIITTKTGKSSKDKISLNVSQGLISRSIKEYERVNAFDYYPLEWEAIRNSRPMGTQAQIDAANLYASGRVPVVLVTNPFNVPKAIIVGTDGKLNPSAQLLYPQDLDWAKQLERAGVRRNTDLSYQGKSERSNYFASLGNLKEEGYIKGSDFERTTGRLNVNSNLKDWFKTGINLSGTLTKSNLAVDGVDNTSSFNNPFRTIRYMGPIYPVFDHTANGDYLLDATGNQVYSTVRGSGASNGRNVVYETLNNTDIQKGLALSARTYFEIKFLKDFKFTANASIDKSYFNRTYSWNTLIGDGAPSGLMSKENRILTGITYNQLLDYSKKIDKHNISVLVGHESFDYERNWTTGTKTGQVTPGNPEFINYATTTDLSSYTRNYATESYFSRVGYDYMDKYVLSASLRKDGSSKFAKDNRWGNFWSIGGAWIINKENFLNNSSWVNDLKLRASIGEVGNDSHTDNGGLNFYVSQPTFSLGNDNGSEGGVVTNAAGAPNLKWEVNTQKDVAVEFGLFNNRLKGSVEYYNRNTDGLIFSVPNPLSSGLDNRVENIGSMFNKGFEVSLDGTILKTSDFAWSLNVNASTIHNEITSLPQKEIITGTKKYTVGSSIYDYWLRDWYGVDPADGYALYVSDPLLMATNDPTGRVVNGVSVTTDQNKAQYHYADSAIPDLFGSFGNTIKYKGLQLDVMFSYQIGGKMYDSNYQALMHSGNNYGSALSTDILNRWQKAGDITDVPRLDVNRNTQSSAASDRWLKGSDYLSLRQINLSYKMPSDLISKLGVDNATVYVNGENLLLFTKRIGMDPSQTFNGTTQNRFTPSRIITLGFNLNF from the coding sequence ATGAGATTGAAATTCAAATGGGTTTTTTCGCTATTACTAGCGTTATCTATGCAGTTTTCTTTTGCCCAAGAGAGAACTGTTTCGGGTGTTGTTTCAGATGGGTCTGCACCTATCCCTGGAGTAAATATTATTGTTAAAGGTGCAAAAACAAGTGTGCAAACTGATTTGCAAGGAAAATATGCTATAAAAGCAAAGACTGGAGACGTTGTGGTTTTTTCTTTTGTAGGGATGCAAGATGAAAGCGCTATTGTTGGTGCTTCTTCAATTCTAAATGTAAAAATGGACCAGGTAGGTAAAGCATTGGAAGAGGTCGTAATTGTAGCGTATGGTAAGGCGAAAAAGAGTTCCTATACTGGTTCTGCTACGCAAATTAAATCAGAAAAGTTGGAAAATAGACCTTTAAGTAATGTACTTTCGGTTTTAGAAGGTAGTACATCTGGAGTACAAATTCAGAGTTCAGCAGGGCAGCCAGGTTCAGCACCTGCTATAAGAATACGCGGATTTAGCTCAATAAATGGATCTAATAGCCCTTTGTATATTGTAGATGGTGTTCCGTTTGCTGGAGATATTAGCACTTTAAATTCAAATGATGTTGAAAGTTTAACTGTTTTGAAAGACGCTTCTTCGACATCGCTTTATGGTTCTAAAGCTGCAAATGGAGTAATTATTATTACTACAAAAACAGGGAAATCATCAAAAGATAAAATTTCGTTAAATGTTAGTCAAGGTCTTATTTCTAGATCTATAAAGGAATATGAAAGAGTAAATGCTTTCGATTACTATCCTTTAGAATGGGAAGCAATTAGAAACAGTCGTCCAATGGGAACACAAGCTCAAATTGATGCGGCAAATTTATATGCTTCAGGTAGGGTTCCTGTTGTATTGGTGACAAATCCTTTTAATGTTCCAAAAGCTATTATTGTCGGAACTGACGGAAAATTAAACCCAAGTGCACAATTATTGTACCCTCAAGATTTAGATTGGGCTAAACAATTAGAAAGAGCAGGAGTTCGCAGGAATACGGATCTTTCTTATCAAGGTAAGTCAGAAAGATCTAATTATTTTGCTTCTTTAGGAAATTTGAAAGAGGAAGGGTATATAAAAGGATCAGATTTTGAAAGAACCACTGGACGTTTGAACGTAAATTCAAATCTTAAGGATTGGTTTAAAACAGGAATAAATCTATCGGGAACATTAACAAAATCAAATTTAGCGGTTGATGGTGTCGATAATACAAGTTCTTTTAATAATCCTTTTAGGACGATCAGATATATGGGGCCTATATATCCAGTTTTTGATCATACTGCAAATGGAGATTATTTATTAGATGCTACAGGTAACCAAGTATATTCAACTGTTCGTGGATCAGGTGCGTCTAATGGTAGAAATGTTGTTTATGAGACACTAAATAATACGGATATACAAAAAGGATTGGCTCTTTCGGCAAGAACTTATTTTGAAATAAAATTTTTAAAAGATTTCAAATTCACTGCTAATGCGTCTATTGATAAATCTTATTTTAATAGAACATATTCTTGGAATACTTTGATAGGAGATGGAGCTCCTTCTGGTTTAATGTCTAAAGAAAATAGGATATTAACGGGTATAACTTATAATCAATTACTAGATTATTCAAAAAAGATAGATAAACACAATATCTCGGTATTAGTAGGGCACGAAAGCTTTGATTACGAAAGAAATTGGACTACAGGTACAAAAACTGGTCAAGTTACTCCAGGTAATCCAGAGTTTATTAATTATGCTACGACTACTGATTTATCGTCCTATACAAGAAATTATGCAACAGAATCTTATTTCTCTAGAGTTGGATATGATTATATGGATAAATATGTTTTATCAGCATCTTTACGTAAAGATGGATCTTCAAAATTTGCTAAAGATAATCGTTGGGGAAATTTTTGGTCAATTGGAGGCGCTTGGATTATAAATAAAGAAAATTTCCTTAATAATAGTTCTTGGGTCAACGATTTGAAATTAAGAGCTTCAATTGGAGAAGTAGGAAATGATTCACATACTGATAATGGTGGTTTAAATTTTTATGTAAGTCAGCCTACATTTAGTTTAGGTAATGATAATGGAAGTGAAGGAGGAGTTGTTACTAATGCTGCCGGTGCACCAAACTTGAAATGGGAGGTTAATACTCAAAAAGACGTAGCGGTTGAGTTCGGGTTATTTAATAACAGACTTAAAGGAAGTGTTGAATATTATAATAGAAACACCGATGGACTTATTTTCTCTGTGCCCAATCCATTATCTTCAGGACTAGATAATAGAGTAGAAAACATTGGTTCTATGTTTAACAAAGGCTTTGAAGTTTCGTTAGACGGAACAATTCTTAAAACTAGTGATTTTGCATGGAGTCTAAATGTAAATGCATCTACGATCCATAATGAAATCACAAGTTTACCTCAAAAAGAAATTATTACAGGGACTAAAAAATATACTGTAGGTAGTTCGATCTACGATTACTGGTTGAGAGATTGGTATGGTGTTGACCCTGCAGATGGGTATGCTTTATATGTATCAGATCCATTGTTAATGGCTACTAATGATCCAACAGGTAGGGTTGTTAATGGTGTAAGTGTTACTACAGATCAAAACAAAGCTCAATATCATTATGCGGATTCTGCTATTCCAGATTTATTTGGTAGTTTTGGTAATACGATTAAATACAAAGGATTACAATTAGATGTTATGTTTTCTTACCAAATAGGAGGTAAGATGTATGATTCAAATTATCAAGCATTAATGCATTCAGGTAATAATTATGGTTCAGCTTTAAGTACAGATATTTTGAATAGATGGCAAAAAGCAGGAGATATTACTGATGTTCCTAGGTTAGATGTAAATAGAAATACGCAATCCTCTGCTGCTTCAGATAGATGGTTAAAAGGTTCGGATTATTTATCTTTGAGACAAATTAATTTGTCTTATAAAATGCCTTCTGATTTAATTTCTAAATTAGGTGTAGATAATGCTACTGTATATGTAAATGGTGAAAACCTATTGCTATTCACAAAACGTATAGGAATGGATCCAAGTCAGACTTTTAATGGGACTACTCAAAATAGATTTACCCCTTCTAGAATAATTACTTTAGGGTTTAATTTAAATTTTTAA